From the Mesorhizobium sp. L-2-11 genome, the window ACATCAAGGGCTGCTTGGATCCATTGTCATAATGCCCCCTGGTTCATGAAGTGTGTTCGAAGAGGGTGGGATCGTGATCTATGGTCTTGATCCATAAACCTTTTCTCTGTCCGCGGACGATATGGACGGCGTCCAGTTCGCCGCGTTTTATTCGCTGCAACAAACTTTGGCGGGAAAGCCCGAGGGTGTCCATGGCATCGCGGATCGGTTCAAAGCCGTGGCCGGGTGTGGTGAGGAAGCGGGCCTTGAGCTCCGGGGTTAGGCGAATGCGCCAGGGCGCGCCGGGCGTGATTTGTTCGCCCTGGATCAGGCCGTCGTTGATGTGGCGGTGGAGCGTCGACGGCGCCACGCCGAGGCTGGCGGCGGCCTGACGGACGGTGACGATGTCGCCGTTGGCGGCCGGCGGCTTGGCCTTGCAGACAGGAATCTTCCAGTGGTTGCGCAGATAGCCGACGCGATTGGCATCGAAGCGGTGGCCGTACGCCGTTCGGCGACCCTGGCGGTTGAGGACGCCGGCGATGACGGCGTCGGGGTAATGCGGTGCCAGCCGCCGCAGCAGCGCCAGCGTATCTTCGTCGGTACGAACCGTCGCCGGTCGCGAGCGCGGTAAGGCGACGGTGAGGCGGCTCGTAGCATCGCCCTTCCAGCGCAGCACCAGACGCGCCGCTGCCTCGCCGCGATCAATATGGAGGGTGACCTCCTCGAGGAGAGTGCGCAGCAATTCCTTGCGGTCACGCGGCGTGGTGGTGGGCGCGTGCCAAACGCTCGCCAGATCGGCCCCGAGGGCAAGCAGCTTTTCCCGCTCCGTGGCCGACAGGACGCGCGGACGCTGCTCCTCGCGCCGCGCCAGTTCCGCCTTTGCCGCCTCCAGTGCGCGCAGCGCCTCCTCCCACTCCTGCTCGAGCCTGCGGGCGACCAGGCGATTGTCGGGATCGACGGCGCAATAGCGGCGCTCGGCGCGGTTGACGACGAAGACGGCGCGCTCCACGTCGAGCCGCCATTGCTTGAGGGCCGCCTCGCGATCGTTCTCCAGCCGCTCGGCCGCTTCGAGCGTGGCGGTCAGGCACACCGGCTCCAGCGCTTCCAGGAAGGCCGCCACCACGGCTTCATCGATCTGCCCGCCGCCAACATTGAGGCAATGGACGCCTCTGCCCTCGACGACCACCTTGCCGGGACAATGGTAGCCCGGCGTCACGGTGCGGCCGCGATAATGGGTGTGCAGCCGTCGCCCGCAATGGCCGCAACGGGCAATGCCCTGCAGCAGGGCGCCGCCCTCTCTGGCGGCGCCACCGGCCTGTTCCTGCGCCTTGGCGTGCGTCCGGGGCTGGGTGTTGGCCGCCATGCGCTCTCGATTGGCCTCGAAGGTCGGCCAGTCGAGATAGCCCTGGTGGTGGTCCTTGATCAGCACTTGCCAGTCTTCCATCGGCAGCTTGCGCATCCGCTTGCGCCGCGCGCCGGTTTCGTCGAGCACCGTCTCTCGGCGATTCTTGCCATAGACATAGGCGCCCGCATAGACCGGATTGGCAAGCACGCTGTGAATGGCGTGGTAGCTGGCCTCGCCCCAGCGCAGCTCTGTGCGTGCATTAAGCCACAGCGGGAACTTCATTCCTTGCTCGCGGAACCACAGCCACACGCGGCGCGCCGAGCCGAGCTCGGCAAAGCGGGCAAAGACGGTGCGGATGGCATGGGCGACGGCCTCGTCGGGATGGATCAGGATCTCGCCGTCTTCGTCCCCCCAGATGAAGCCGATCGGTAGGCCGCGGCGCAATTCGCCGCGCGCTGCCTTGTTGCGGATGCCGCCATCGAGGCGGGCGCGCAGGACGTGCAATTCGGCCTCGCTCATGGCGCCTTTCAAACCGAGCAAAAGTCTATCGTTGAACAGGGCCGGGTGGTAGATTCCGTCGGCATCGCCAATCAGCGTATCGGTCAGCCCCGCCAACTCGATCAGCCGGTGCCAGTCGGCATTGTTGCGCGCCAGTCGCGAAACCTCCAGGCCAAGCACGATGCCGACCCGGGCCAGCGCCACCTCGCTGGTCAGCCGGGCAAAGCCGGCGCGCATGACGCTGCCTGCGCCGGACAGGCCGAGGTCCTCGTCGATGACCAGGACACGCTCGTCCGGCCAACCCAGCTCGCGCGCCCGCTCGGCCAGCCCGTATTGTCGCTCGGTCGATTCACGGTTGTTCTCCACCTGCGAGGCGCTCGACTGGCGCAGGTAGACGACAGCCAACCGGGCCTGGTGACCGGCGGCGATTTTGCTGTGTTCAGTCATGACCGGCCTCCCTCACTGTCAGCATGCGCGCGATCACGAGGGCGAGCCGGCGCAACGCCTCCGCCCGCGCCTCGGCGTCCAGCGTCTCCCAGGCGGGTGGGTCGGGAGGCCGCTTGCGGTCTTCCTCGGCGAATCTCAGCTTCAGTTGCATGTCGCTCCTCCTTGTCATCGGGCGGCGACTCGCCGCGCCGCTCAAGAAGAGCGTCGGTCAGAAGGCGCAGATGCAGAAGGTCTGAAATCCGCCCAATGCTGGAGTGATTTGCTGGCGAGGCTGTGGAACCACCATCCATGCCCCCGAGATCCGTCCACGCCACGGGAATGTAGGTCCGGCTGCCGTCCGGCAATTCTACAAGCAGCGTTGGCTCGCCGCGGCGTTTGAGTCGGCTGATTACGGCCAGAGGCCGCCCTTCAAAGGCGTGGCCCTCCCGCATGATCGTTGCCGAGGCGGGAAGGTCCTGGTGATGGGCAGTCTGGAGATGTTTCCTTTGACAACATCAACCATCACTATCTGATGGAACGGCTACGCAAACGCGTCGCCGACCAGCGGGTGGTACGGTTGGTCGGGCAGTTCCTGAAAGCCGGCGTGCTGGCGGAGGAGCAGTTCTTCCGCACGGAAGCCGGAACCCCGCAAGGTGGGATCATATCACCGCTGCTCGCCAACATTGCGCTCAGCGCGATTGAGGAGAGATATAAACGGTGGGTGCATCCTGATCTGACGGGGAGGTCTTCACGACAATCGATACTCTCGGCGGCATCGGGTAGACGTATGTGGGATCGCAAAGCAGGGCACTGCGTGTGCTTCCCTGTGCGCTATGCAGACGACTTCGTGGTGCTGGTTTCCGGCACGCAGGAACAGGCCATCGAGGAGAAATCCGCGCTGGCAAAATACCTGCGGGAAACAACGGGCCTTGAGTTGTCACCGGAAAAGACGAAGATCACCGCAATGACGGACGGGTTCGAGTTCCTCGGATTCCGCTTCGTCATGGAATGGGACGGGCGCTACGGATATTGTGCACGCGTACAAATCCCCAAGGCCAAGTCCCTCGATCTCCGTCACAAAGTCAAGGAGTGCACTGGGCGTGACAGCGCGAGAGGCACCCTTGGTGCAAAGCTTCAGGAGCTTAATCCCATCCTGCGCGGATGGGCGAATTACTTCCGCTTTTGCTACGGAGCCAGCAACGTGTTTACCAGCCTCGACTGGTACACCGGGGATCGGCTCTGGCGCTGGCAACGGAAAGTTCGCCCAAACGCCAACGCGAGCGAAATCGCAAAAGGCCGACAGCGTAGCAGTCGCCGTCCGACGGTGAGACTGTGGCGCGATGGGTCCGTCGAGCAATATATGCTCGCATGGACTCTCGTCTGCCGGTTTCGTCTGGCGTGGATGGGAACGCCAAACTTCGCCACGTCTTCTGGCGAGCCGGATGCATAACGAAAGGTGCACGTCCGGTTCTGCGAGGGGTGGTGAGAAACGGACCGCTGCAAGGCGGCACCGCGCTCGCCACCTACTCTACACGTTACCGTGTTCCGCGACGATCTCGACGAGGCTGCCTCCGTCGAAGAGCTTGAGGGACTGTCGAATAAGAAGCGCCGCGCCAAGCTCGACGCCATCCGGGACGCCTGCCGTGCGTATATCACAGGGCCGCTGCGAGACTTCCTCACCGCCCAACTTGCCGACATTACGAACGGCGCCGGACGGGTGGAGCTCGACGAAGCCGATGCCGATGGTCAGACCCTGCTGCTCTGGTATCCCGAGGTCGAGCCGCGTGATGGCGCCTATCTGCGACCGGCCATACGCCTCGAGTCCGGGGCGAAATCGGCGCTCGATCCCAATCGCCCCATCACGATCACGCCCTATGTCGCGGAGGAAGCGGCAGGCATTGATCTCACCGTCGCCGACGTGACCACGATCGAAGCGACCCGCACCTTTTGGGACAAGGTGGTGATCGCACATGGATTGCGCTGCTGGTACGAGCGGCGCGGCGAACTGCGGCAGGAAGGTCAGCGGGTGTCTCGGCACTATTATGACCTGCACTGTCTTCTCGAATCCGAGACCGGAAAGGCCGCGCTCGGCGATCTCGATCTTGGCGCCGATTGTGTGCGGCACGCACGAATGTTTTTCGACCGTCCCGACTATGACCTCGCCTCAGCAGTCCCGGGCAGCTTCGCGATCGCGCCCGCTCCAAAGATGGTGGACGCGCTCACGCGCGACTATGCCAATACGGCGGCCATGATCTTCGGCACTCCGCCGAGTTTCGATGACATTCTGGATCAGCACGGCAGATTGAGCAGGACATCAACACCCATTCCTAGTCGCCTGGCCACGTCGCCGGGGCATCATCAAGGCGTTGTCGAGCAAATGGTCTGCAACTTCAAACCCGAGGACATCGAAAAACTTCACGCTGGCCGAGAGGGACATGCATCGGCAGTTCGCTGAACTGCGGGATCGCTTTCTTGGTCGTAAGTATCAAACCGAGCGTGGCCACGAGTTCGCATATCATGGGTTCTCGCGGCGCCTTGGTACCATGGTCAGGGCTGTTGACGTCGTGTTCGAGAAGCTCCCCCCAGAGCTGGACGAAATCCCCGAGAGGGACACGGTCTTCGACGCGACGCTGACTATCCAGGCATTCGTAATGAGTTCGGGTGTCTCGATAATTTGGCCTGGGCATGCTGATTTTCTCGCCTCCGATCCGGTCATGTATTTTCAGTCGCCATTCGCGTCCCGCGAACGCTGCCATCACCTGTCGGATCAACTTGCCGCTAACTTCCCATGCGCATGAGTTCGGTCGGCGAGCGTCTCGATCACGCGACATTCGCCGACCCGCCCACAGGCGCATTCCTCGACCATCTTCCGCAATTCCTTGCGCAGTGCCTTGAGACTGGAGATGCGCTTCTCCACCTCGACCAGCCGCGCCTTCGCGATCTCGTCGGCGCGGGCGCATGATTGATCCGGATTGTCCTGCAACGAAAGTAGCGTGCGGATCGCATCAACCTCGAACCCGAGTTCTCGCGCGTGCCGGATGAAGGCAAGCCGCGCCACGGCCATCCTTCCATAGCGTCGCTGCTTACCTTCGGTTCGACCCGTTTCGGGCATCAAGCCAATTTGCTCGTAGTAGCGGATCGTCGGTACCTTCACCGCCGCGCGACGAGACAATTCACCAATCGACAGATCCATAAAAAAACCTCTTGAACCTCTAGCCACTAGAGACACTACAGTGTCTTCATCAAGGAGTCACCGATGTCTGAAGCTTGCTGCGATCACGAAACCAAAAGCTGCGCGGGACCGCCGCAGCTGGTTCTGCCGGCGAAGCTGCGCGATCAAGATCATGCAGCGGAAGCCTCATGCTGTTCGGGTGGCGTGCCGGTCTTCGACGGCATGAACCCGCGCTACAAGCGTGTGCTCTGGACGGTCATCGCCATTAACGGCGCCATGTTCCTGACCGAAATGACTGCCGGCTCACTTGCCGGTTCTCAGGCTCTCAAGGCCGACGCACTGGATTTCCTTGCTGACACCGTCACCTATGGGCTGAGCCTCGCGGTCATCGGTGCGAGCCTGAGGACACGCGCAACGGCTGCGCTGTTCAAGGGTCTGTCGCTCAGCCTGATGGCGCTCTGGGTTTTCGGCTCGACCGTCTATCACACGCTGATCCTCGGCGTACCCAGCGCGGAAGTCATGGGCATCATCGGCTTTCTGGCCCTTGCCGCCAATCTCGCTTCCGTTGGTTTTCTGATGCCCTACAAGGATGGTGATGCGAATGTCCGCTCGGTTTGGCTGTGCTCGCGCAACGACGCGATCGGCAACATGGTGGTGATGGCCGCAGCTCTCGGCGTTTGGAGTACGTCGAGCGCATGGCCGGATCTGGCCGTCGCCGGACTTATGGCTGGAATCTTTCTAACCTCATCGGTGCAAATCCTGCGGCAGGCCTGGAGCGAATACAACGAAGGCGCACACGACCGAACGGCTGTGCCTACCCAATAATCTGTCAGTTATGTGAGCAAGAGCGGATGTCAAAGATACCCGTCTCGCTGCCAGCATCGGGTCGAAGCTGCTGTAGCGTCGCCGCGAATGACAGAGTAGCGAAGGATCTCTGTTGGGCCTGATCGTGATGGATACGAACCCGGCACAGCTCCGCTGTTCGATTCCGCACTGCAATCTTACGCAACTTTCGAAGCGCCAACCATGAACATGCAGCCCAGTGGCATTAGGTTTGAACTTGCTACCTCAAAGTCAGCTTGGCGCCGCACATCAGCCGTTGAGGAGGCCTTTGCCACCGCCTGAAAGCGACGTTAGCGGCGACCACGCTGGAGATCGCGGTTTGCGCCAGGAGCCGACGATCAGCATTGAGGTCTTGAGGGTCTCGAAGGGGCCGACAGCGGACCGGCAGCTTCGGGCTGCGAATCTCAAGAGCCGACATTCCGGTGTGGCGTGGGCATCGTCGTGACTTTACCCAAAGCGGGAGGTGTACCGGCAGCCCCGAACGGGTATGCCAGCGGCATGTTACTTCGATCCCGAACGATGCTGTATTGGTGATTCAACTGAGCAGCGATAGGCATAAGATATCGGAAACTTGCAGTTGAGCGTTCGGTCTATTGTCGATAGGCTCAGCCACAGGGATTCGGGGGTAAGCTTCAAGTGACGTCGGTTTTTGTCGCATACGCTTCCGGTAATCAGTTCCATGGTGACATGATTGTCGCAGCCTGCAAATCGGCTTCAACTTCCGATCGATCAATAACGCCCTGGTCGACACTTGACACGTCGGGCTCACCGGTTGCGCGGTCGGTGGAAAGCTGGATAGAAGGCGCCGACGCT encodes:
- a CDS encoding recombinase family protein, which translates into the protein MTEHSKIAAGHQARLAVVYLRQSSASQVENNRESTERQYGLAERARELGWPDERVLVIDEDLGLSGAGSVMRAGFARLTSEVALARVGIVLGLEVSRLARNNADWHRLIELAGLTDTLIGDADGIYHPALFNDRLLLGLKGAMSEAELHVLRARLDGGIRNKAARGELRRGLPIGFIWGDEDGEILIHPDEAVAHAIRTVFARFAELGSARRVWLWFREQGMKFPLWLNARTELRWGEASYHAIHSVLANPVYAGAYVYGKNRRETVLDETGARRKRMRKLPMEDWQVLIKDHHQGYLDWPTFEANRERMAANTQPRTHAKAQEQAGGAAREGGALLQGIARCGHCGRRLHTHYRGRTVTPGYHCPGKVVVEGRGVHCLNVGGGQIDEAVVAAFLEALEPVCLTATLEAAERLENDREAALKQWRLDVERAVFVVNRAERRYCAVDPDNRLVARRLEQEWEEALRALEAAKAELARREEQRPRVLSATEREKLLALGADLASVWHAPTTTPRDRKELLRTLLEEVTLHIDRGEAAARLVLRWKGDATSRLTVALPRSRPATVRTDEDTLALLRRLAPHYPDAVIAGVLNRQGRRTAYGHRFDANRVGYLRNHWKIPVCKAKPPAANGDIVTVRQAAASLGVAPSTLHRHINDGLIQGEQITPGAPWRIRLTPELKARFLTTPGHGFEPIRDAMDTLGLSRQSLLQRIKRGELDAVHIVRGQRKGLWIKTIDHDPTLFEHTS
- a CDS encoding reverse transcriptase domain-containing protein, translating into MPRREGPGDGQSGDVSFDNINHHYLMERLRKRVADQRVVRLVGQFLKAGVLAEEQFFRTEAGTPQGGIISPLLANIALSAIEERYKRWVHPDLTGRSSRQSILSAASGRRMWDRKAGHCVCFPVRYADDFVVLVSGTQEQAIEEKSALAKYLRETTGLELSPEKTKITAMTDGFEFLGFRFVMEWDGRYGYCARVQIPKAKSLDLRHKVKECTGRDSARGTLGAKLQELNPILRGWANYFRFCYGASNVFTSLDWYTGDRLWRWQRKVRPNANASEIAKGRQRSSRRPTVRLWRDGSVEQYMLAWTLVCRFRLAWMGTPNFATSSGEPDA
- a CDS encoding nucleotidyl transferase AbiEii/AbiGii toxin family protein is translated as MFRDDLDEAASVEELEGLSNKKRRAKLDAIRDACRAYITGPLRDFLTAQLADITNGAGRVELDEADADGQTLLLWYPEVEPRDGAYLRPAIRLESGAKSALDPNRPITITPYVAEEAAGIDLTVADVTTIEATRTFWDKVVIAHGLRCWYERRGELRQEGQRVSRHYYDLHCLLESETGKAALGDLDLGADCVRHARMFFDRPDYDLASAVPGSFAIAPAPKMVDALTRDYANTAAMIFGTPPSFDDILDQHGRLSRTSTPIPSRLATSPGHHQGVVEQMVCNFKPEDIEKLHAGREGHASAVR
- a CDS encoding MerR family transcriptional regulator, with translation MDLSIGELSRRAAVKVPTIRYYEQIGLMPETGRTEGKQRRYGRMAVARLAFIRHARELGFEVDAIRTLLSLQDNPDQSCARADEIAKARLVEVEKRISSLKALRKELRKMVEECACGRVGECRVIETLADRTHAHGKLAAS
- a CDS encoding cation transporter → MSEACCDHETKSCAGPPQLVLPAKLRDQDHAAEASCCSGGVPVFDGMNPRYKRVLWTVIAINGAMFLTEMTAGSLAGSQALKADALDFLADTVTYGLSLAVIGASLRTRATAALFKGLSLSLMALWVFGSTVYHTLILGVPSAEVMGIIGFLALAANLASVGFLMPYKDGDANVRSVWLCSRNDAIGNMVVMAAALGVWSTSSAWPDLAVAGLMAGIFLTSSVQILRQAWSEYNEGAHDRTAVPTQ